The following are encoded in a window of Sulfurimonas sp. C5 genomic DNA:
- the uvrA gene encoding excinuclease ABC subunit UvrA, whose amino-acid sequence MDKKDVIKITGARENNLKNIDLTIPKNELIVMTGLSGSGKSTLAFDTLYAEGQRRYMESLSSYARQFLDRVGKPDVDKIEGLTPAIAIDQKTTSKNPRSTVGTITEIYDYLRLLYARVGVQHCHKCGKEISQMSASDIISEVAKLPEGAKLVLLAPLVRDNKGSYADLIQSLVHKGYVRAMIDGVMVRLDDEIELSKTKKHTIKVVIDRVVVKEENKERIASSVEKALKESYGELEIDVLNHEEIGCREHIHYSEHNACFDCKISFDPLEPLSFSFNSPKGACNECDGLGLRYTLDIEKIIDPDLSIEKGAIKIVYGFNKGYYFTFLKGFCEANEIDITIPYGELERHQQKAILHGNIGEIEFLWKKHKVKRIWPGIIRIAYDMFKDEKELNDYMSEKVCDVCGGHRLKPESLAVKVAQKRIPEILDMPISKTYEWFVVEDNFSYMDKQNSMVAAPILNEIRERLFFLHDVGLGYITLGRDARTISGGEAQRIRIASQIGSGLTGVMYVLDEPSIGLHERDTLKLIKTLRNLQEKGNSVIVVEHDKETIEHADFIVDIGEGAGKFGGNVVFAGTLKELKKAKTATADYLFGRKKIEYFYRREQEKFIEIKNVNLNNIKDMSVKIPLNNFVCVTGVSGSGKSSLILQTLLPSARELLNHARKVNKVAGVEINGLEHVDKVIYLDQSPIGRTPRSNPATYTGVMDEIRNLFAQTKESQIRGYTSSRFSFNVKGGRCEKCQGEGEIKIEMHFLPDIMVKCDSCQGQRYNQQTLEVLYKGKTISDVLKMSVDEAYEFFKTIPKIHQKLKTLVDVGLGYITLGQNAVTLSGGEAQRIKLAKELSRKDTGKTLYILDEPTTGLHFADVDRLTGVLHKFVELGNSVLVIEHNLDMVKNADYIVDIGPEGGSGGGLVVDVGTPEELAANHEKSGSYTGKYLEKELLLHK is encoded by the coding sequence ATGGATAAAAAAGATGTTATCAAGATAACCGGTGCAAGGGAAAACAATCTTAAAAATATAGATTTAACAATTCCAAAGAATGAACTCATTGTTATGACGGGGCTTAGCGGTAGTGGAAAGTCTACACTCGCTTTTGACACGCTTTATGCCGAAGGGCAACGCCGTTATATGGAATCGTTGTCTTCATATGCAAGGCAGTTCTTAGACAGAGTGGGTAAGCCGGATGTAGATAAGATAGAAGGGCTTACTCCCGCTATTGCAATCGATCAAAAAACAACATCGAAAAATCCTCGTTCAACGGTAGGAACGATCACTGAGATTTATGACTATCTCAGACTTTTATATGCTCGTGTAGGTGTACAGCACTGTCACAAGTGTGGTAAAGAGATCTCTCAAATGTCAGCTTCGGATATTATTTCAGAGGTTGCGAAACTTCCAGAAGGTGCAAAACTGGTTCTCCTTGCACCGCTTGTTCGTGATAACAAAGGTTCTTATGCAGACCTTATTCAGTCACTTGTGCATAAGGGTTATGTACGTGCAATGATTGACGGAGTTATGGTGAGACTTGACGATGAAATTGAGCTTTCAAAAACCAAAAAACATACCATTAAAGTTGTAATTGACAGGGTAGTTGTAAAAGAGGAAAATAAAGAGCGTATTGCATCTTCAGTTGAAAAAGCGCTCAAAGAGAGTTATGGTGAGCTTGAAATCGATGTTCTAAACCATGAAGAGATAGGTTGCAGGGAGCATATCCATTACTCTGAACACAATGCTTGTTTTGATTGTAAAATTAGTTTTGATCCCTTAGAACCACTTAGTTTTTCTTTTAACTCTCCAAAAGGGGCATGTAATGAATGTGATGGATTGGGACTGCGTTATACTCTTGATATTGAAAAAATTATAGATCCAGATCTCAGTATTGAAAAGGGTGCGATTAAAATTGTTTACGGTTTTAATAAAGGTTACTATTTTACATTCTTAAAAGGGTTCTGTGAGGCTAACGAAATTGATATAACAATCCCTTACGGTGAATTGGAACGCCATCAGCAAAAAGCTATTTTACACGGCAATATCGGTGAAATTGAATTTTTATGGAAGAAACATAAAGTCAAGAGAATATGGCCTGGTATTATTCGTATAGCGTATGATATGTTCAAAGATGAGAAAGAACTCAATGACTATATGAGTGAAAAAGTATGTGACGTATGTGGAGGACACAGACTCAAACCGGAATCACTTGCTGTTAAGGTAGCTCAGAAAAGAATACCAGAGATTTTAGATATGCCTATATCAAAGACATATGAGTGGTTCGTTGTAGAAGATAATTTTTCTTATATGGATAAACAAAATTCGATGGTAGCTGCACCGATTCTCAATGAGATTCGTGAAAGACTATTCTTTTTACATGATGTTGGTCTTGGATATATTACACTAGGACGTGATGCCCGAACTATCAGTGGTGGTGAAGCACAGCGTATCCGTATTGCTTCACAAATCGGTTCAGGTCTAACAGGAGTTATGTATGTACTTGATGAGCCGAGTATCGGTTTACACGAACGTGATACTTTAAAACTGATTAAAACGCTGAGAAACCTGCAAGAAAAAGGGAACAGCGTAATCGTAGTTGAACACGACAAAGAGACTATAGAACATGCTGATTTTATCGTAGATATCGGTGAAGGTGCAGGAAAGTTCGGTGGAAATGTAGTGTTTGCAGGGACTCTAAAAGAGCTTAAAAAGGCAAAAACAGCTACGGCGGATTATCTGTTTGGAAGAAAGAAAATCGAGTATTTTTATAGACGTGAACAAGAGAAGTTTATAGAGATCAAAAACGTAAATCTTAACAATATTAAAGATATGAGTGTAAAAATTCCATTGAATAACTTTGTATGTGTTACAGGTGTAAGTGGAAGCGGTAAAAGTTCACTGATTTTACAAACACTTTTACCGTCAGCTAGAGAGCTTTTAAACCATGCAAGAAAAGTAAATAAAGTTGCCGGTGTAGAGATTAACGGACTTGAACATGTTGATAAAGTAATCTATCTTGATCAAAGTCCTATTGGACGTACTCCAAGATCAAATCCTGCAACTTATACAGGTGTGATGGATGAGATTAGAAACCTTTTTGCACAAACGAAAGAATCACAGATTAGAGGATATACATCTTCAAGGTTCTCATTTAATGTTAAAGGCGGGCGTTGCGAGAAGTGTCAAGGTGAGGGTGAAATCAAAATAGAGATGCACTTTTTACCGGATATTATGGTTAAATGTGACAGTTGTCAGGGACAAAGATATAATCAGCAAACGCTAGAGGTGCTTTACAAAGGGAAAACTATTTCCGATGTTCTTAAAATGTCCGTAGATGAAGCGTATGAATTCTTTAAAACAATTCCGAAAATTCATCAAAAACTGAAAACACTTGTAGATGTTGGGCTTGGTTACATTACACTCGGACAAAATGCCGTAACGCTTTCAGGTGGGGAAGCACAACGTATTAAACTTGCCAAAGAGTTAAGTCGTAAAGACACAGGGAAAACACTTTATATTTTAGATGAGCCTACAACAGGTCTTCACTTTGCAGATGTCGACAGACTCACAGGTGTACTGCATAAGTTTGTTGAACTCGGCAATAGCGTACTTGTAATCGAGCATAATTTAGATATGGTCAAAAATGCAGATTACATTGTAGATATAGGTCCTGAAGGTGGTTCAGGAGGCGGCTTGGTTGTCGATGTCGGAACACCGGAAGAACTGGCTGCCAACCATGAAAAGTCAGGTTCGTATACTGGAAAATATTTAGAAAAAGAATTGCTTTTACATAAGTAA
- a CDS encoding sulfite exporter TauE/SafE family protein, with product MIELLTIGAVTGLLSGFFGIGGGTILVPLLLLLGFDTKSAIGISVVQMTFGSIFGSYLNHKKGTLDVAMITIIGIGGFVGASLSGYITSLFSNRTLEIFFLLFATFALFRLFMPIKEDAVEKKISKVLLFIIGVFIGMMSITIGVGGSIMLVPILVGFLHVELKKAISAGLFFVVFSSIAGLISHTLEGHIDFKSGIIVGIASLLGVYAGIFFKDKVQTTLQKRLLVFFYIVIVIYLAKRVLIDG from the coding sequence ATGATTGAACTATTGACAATAGGGGCTGTAACAGGGCTTCTCTCTGGTTTTTTTGGTATTGGCGGGGGAACGATTTTAGTCCCGTTATTACTTTTACTGGGATTTGATACTAAAAGTGCGATCGGGATTTCCGTAGTGCAGATGACTTTTGGCTCTATATTCGGCAGTTATTTAAACCATAAAAAAGGGACGTTGGATGTCGCTATGATTACGATCATAGGAATCGGTGGCTTTGTCGGAGCGTCGCTTAGCGGTTATATAACATCCTTATTTAGTAATAGAACTTTAGAGATATTTTTCCTTTTATTTGCTACATTTGCACTCTTTAGACTTTTTATGCCGATTAAAGAGGATGCCGTTGAAAAGAAAATAAGTAAGGTTCTCCTTTTTATCATTGGTGTCTTTATCGGAATGATGAGTATCACCATCGGTGTCGGCGGAAGTATTATGCTTGTACCTATATTGGTAGGATTCTTGCATGTAGAATTGAAAAAAGCGATCTCTGCAGGATTGTTTTTTGTTGTATTCTCTTCTATAGCAGGTTTAATCTCGCATACATTAGAGGGACATATAGATTTTAAAAGCGGCATTATTGTAGGTATTGCATCACTATTGGGTGTGTATGCAGGAATATTTTTTAAAGATAAAGTACAAACAACATTACAAAAAAGATTGTTGGTATTTTTTTATATAGTAATAGTTATTTATTTAGCAAAGAGAGTATTGATTGATGGATAA
- a CDS encoding chemotaxis protein CheX: MLNSIEEAAINFCIHQIGEDHNVKDGITKKRTLIAYIDLDALDGKKYRAYIASDAGFMQRVSKLFLEEDESDEETLTDMTLETANLIIGSAKVIAEDRADSPYSINTPFFEKIGEFDLAYDDAKTIQVGEDELTIALKDLDV; encoded by the coding sequence ATGTTAAATAGTATTGAAGAAGCAGCAATAAATTTCTGTATACATCAGATAGGTGAAGATCACAATGTTAAAGATGGAATAACAAAAAAGAGAACACTTATTGCTTATATAGACTTAGATGCTCTAGACGGGAAAAAATACAGAGCTTATATAGCCTCAGATGCAGGCTTTATGCAAAGAGTTTCAAAACTTTTCCTAGAAGAGGACGAAAGCGATGAAGAAACACTTACAGATATGACTTTGGAAACTGCTAACTTAATTATCGGCAGTGCAAAAGTAATAGCTGAGGATAGAGCTGATTCTCCATATTCTATCAATACTCCATTTTTTGAAAAAATCGGAGAGTTTGATCTGGCATATGATGATGCAAAGACTATTCAGGTGGGAGAGGATGAGCTTACCATCGCGTTGAAGGATTTAGATGTCTAA
- the fliN gene encoding flagellar motor switch protein FliN yields the protein MSNKVFNPKNDLAWMDYSGILDMEVEFIAELGETDITLRDILKLEKGSIIDLKKPAGESVEAYVNGRILGKGEVMVYEKNLAIRINEVLDSSAVLYYLSKEKL from the coding sequence ATGTCTAACAAAGTTTTCAACCCAAAAAATGACCTAGCATGGATGGACTACTCCGGTATTCTTGACATGGAAGTAGAGTTTATTGCCGAACTCGGAGAAACAGATATTACTCTTAGAGATATCCTGAAACTTGAAAAAGGTTCTATTATTGACCTGAAAAAGCCTGCAGGTGAAAGTGTCGAGGCTTATGTAAACGGTCGTATTTTGGGTAAAGGTGAGGTTATGGTATATGAGAAAAACCTCGCTATTCGTATCAATGAAGTTTTAGACTCTTCTGCAGTTTTATACTATCTTTCAAAAGAGAAACTATGA
- a CDS encoding sugar phosphorylase: protein MEIGPNLEKDRFKLIKELLVQIYSTSDALKAYECILDLIDKYREKIETQPYVLTQKDVILITYGNQIFHEEETALATLKRFLDEYVEDYINTVHILPFYPFSTDDGFSIVNYKGVCPQKGSWRDIQSLRKDHRLMFDGVINHMSHLSSWFNKFLANDPKYLEYFIELDPSTDLSAVVRPRTTPLLNEFTDDEGKKRSVWTTFSRDQVDLNYANYKVLIRILDVLLFYVEKGASLLRLDAIAFIWKEVGTSCVHLPQTHALIQLMRQIIHEVAPEVLIITETNVPHDENISYFGEGDDEAQMVYNFALPPLLAFSILKGDCVKLTQWSKTLQLPSDKVCFFNFTASHDGVGLRAVSEILDQDEINFLVDSCLEHGGLVSYRAMGGKDDEEKAPYELNCSYIDILTHPETDQVLRAKRMMLSQAVTLTMPGVPGIYFHSLVGSQSYYEGSKKTRRNRAINREKLNFDNIKEELAEENGLRNNIFKRYKQLLSIRTNEKSFDPYSSFEVLDFHPQVFAMKHFSTEKDEYIITLYNFSDKNIELDISFSSDEELLEIITHKLYDTKQFTIEPFGILWLKQQPASN, encoded by the coding sequence ATGGAAATAGGACCAAATTTAGAAAAAGACAGATTCAAACTTATTAAAGAGTTGTTAGTACAGATTTACAGCACTTCAGATGCTTTAAAAGCTTACGAATGTATTTTAGACCTTATCGACAAATACAGGGAAAAAATTGAAACACAGCCTTATGTTTTAACACAAAAAGATGTCATATTAATTACATACGGTAATCAGATATTTCATGAAGAGGAAACGGCATTAGCAACTCTAAAAAGATTTTTAGATGAGTATGTTGAAGATTATATCAATACAGTACATATTCTACCTTTTTATCCATTTTCAACTGATGACGGTTTCTCAATCGTAAACTACAAGGGAGTATGCCCTCAAAAAGGTTCATGGCGGGATATTCAGTCACTTAGAAAAGACCACAGATTGATGTTTGACGGTGTCATCAATCATATGAGTCATTTAAGTTCATGGTTCAATAAGTTTCTTGCCAATGATCCAAAATATTTGGAGTATTTTATAGAATTAGATCCTTCAACGGACCTCTCCGCTGTCGTGCGACCGAGAACAACTCCTTTACTGAATGAATTTACAGATGATGAAGGGAAAAAAAGAAGTGTATGGACCACTTTTAGCCGAGATCAGGTTGACCTTAATTATGCAAATTACAAAGTTTTAATCCGCATATTGGATGTATTACTGTTTTATGTAGAAAAAGGGGCATCTCTTTTACGTTTGGATGCAATAGCATTTATTTGGAAAGAGGTAGGTACCTCATGTGTACATTTACCGCAAACACACGCTCTTATTCAGTTAATGCGACAGATTATTCATGAGGTGGCTCCGGAAGTATTAATAATTACGGAAACAAATGTACCTCATGATGAAAATATTTCTTATTTTGGAGAAGGCGATGATGAAGCACAGATGGTATATAATTTTGCATTACCGCCTTTACTCGCATTTTCAATTTTAAAAGGAGATTGTGTTAAGCTGACGCAATGGAGTAAGACACTTCAACTGCCAAGTGATAAAGTCTGTTTTTTCAATTTTACGGCAAGTCATGACGGAGTAGGTTTACGTGCTGTCAGCGAGATTTTAGACCAAGATGAGATTAATTTTTTAGTTGATTCATGTTTAGAACACGGCGGACTTGTTTCTTACAGGGCAATGGGTGGTAAGGATGACGAAGAAAAAGCTCCATATGAGTTAAATTGCAGTTATATAGATATCCTGACACACCCGGAGACAGATCAAGTATTGCGAGCTAAAAGAATGATGCTCTCACAAGCTGTAACACTGACTATGCCAGGAGTGCCTGGAATTTACTTTCACTCGTTAGTTGGCTCCCAAAGTTATTATGAAGGTTCTAAAAAGACCAGAAGAAACAGAGCTATCAATAGAGAAAAACTAAATTTTGATAATATTAAAGAGGAACTTGCCGAAGAGAATGGATTACGTAACAATATTTTCAAAAGATATAAACAGTTACTTTCAATCCGTACCAATGAAAAGTCTTTTGATCCCTATTCAAGCTTTGAAGTTTTAGATTTTCATCCGCAGGTTTTTGCCATGAAACACTTCTCAACAGAGAAAGATGAATATATCATTACACTTTATAATTTTTCTGATAAAAATATTGAACTTGATATATCGTTTTCGAGTGATGAAGAACTGTTAGAGATTATTACACATAAACTCTATGACACAAAACAGTTTACAATAGAGCCTTTTGGAATATTATGGTTGAAGCAGCAGCCGGCAAGTAATTAG
- a CDS encoding glycosyl transferase has translation MADFFQNGIITTLQDVSSRDISDIESELEKFAKRRNMVLLLPALYSEFETPAMQTIIEELKHVKYLYKIILGLDRATKEEYEKVKVIMSELNVQVDILWNEGPQIQELYQNIEDAGFRSLDIKGKGRNVWTMIGYALSDPNAHAFALHDCDIVNYSRAIPAKLFYPIVHPALDYEFNKGYYSRVTEQLHGRATRLFYSPLIKALKLTYGASKYLDYMDSFRYALSGEFAFIRTLARGIRISPTWGLEVSTLSEIYDNTSVRRICQTEIMQSYEHKHQELKGNDKKNELDGGITKMAIDIAQTVFRIMIQQGVVFSDASAKTLRATFFQEARKAIAKFDALAKINGIEYDRKKEIEVVECFDRALQKACEEFGNDPLGVPSLSAWISVRSVLPGISEDFLKTVALEK, from the coding sequence ATGGCAGATTTTTTTCAAAACGGGATAATTACAACTTTACAGGATGTATCTAGCAGAGATATTTCAGATATAGAAAGTGAATTGGAAAAGTTTGCTAAACGACGCAATATGGTATTGTTACTTCCTGCTTTATATTCAGAATTTGAAACACCGGCAATGCAAACTATCATAGAAGAGTTAAAGCATGTAAAATATCTTTACAAAATTATTTTGGGTCTTGACCGTGCTACAAAAGAGGAGTATGAAAAAGTCAAAGTGATAATGTCAGAACTTAATGTTCAGGTAGATATTTTATGGAATGAGGGCCCTCAAATCCAAGAGCTTTATCAAAATATAGAAGATGCTGGTTTTCGTAGTTTAGATATTAAAGGAAAAGGTAGAAATGTTTGGACAATGATAGGGTATGCACTCTCCGATCCTAATGCTCATGCTTTTGCCTTACATGATTGTGACATTGTGAATTATTCTCGTGCTATTCCCGCAAAACTTTTTTATCCGATTGTACATCCGGCATTAGATTATGAATTTAACAAAGGATATTACTCTCGTGTTACGGAACAATTACACGGTAGGGCAACAAGACTTTTTTATTCCCCTTTGATTAAAGCGTTAAAACTGACATACGGTGCTAGTAAATACTTAGACTATATGGATAGTTTCCGTTATGCACTTTCAGGTGAGTTTGCTTTTATAAGAACACTGGCTCGTGGTATTAGAATTTCACCAACGTGGGGTCTTGAAGTTTCTACTCTGAGTGAAATATATGATAATACTTCTGTAAGACGTATATGTCAGACAGAAATTATGCAAAGTTATGAGCATAAGCATCAAGAGTTAAAAGGTAATGATAAAAAGAATGAGCTTGACGGTGGTATAACGAAAATGGCTATCGATATTGCTCAGACAGTTTTTAGAATTATGATACAACAAGGTGTAGTATTCTCTGACGCATCAGCTAAAACGCTTCGAGCAACATTTTTTCAAGAGGCACGTAAAGCAATTGCAAAATTTGATGCTCTTGCTAAAATCAACGGTATAGAGTATGATCGTAAAAAAGAGATAGAAGTAGTTGAATGTTTTGATCGTGCTTTGCAGAAAGCGTGTGAAGAGTTTGGCAATGATCCTCTAGGTGTTCCGTCATTGTCAGCATGGATTAGTGTACGTTCGGTACTTCCTGGTATTTCAGAAGATTTTCTTAAAACGGTTGCTTTAGAAAAATAA
- a CDS encoding DUF4147 domain-containing protein, producing MSAKILLQKIFYKALEGVKADKIVKRNLSIDKEYLKISNQKIKLNSFNKLYIFGVGKAAYFMAKEAEKILSNRVSGGLIVSLEKQNLSYVKTCRSTHPQMSEKSVDCANKLIKEIQKLQKDDLFIFFLSGGASAMIEKPVDEISFEEFQKISNALLVSGIDIKALNKIRKSISAIKGGKLAKFFKAKGYVQVLSDVIGDDLNTIGSAPLYPDFPHYIIGNNTIALERAKKYVKSHVQKTKIVTTTLSTNSKAAAKMIAKEIETYNKEYDSFCLLFGGETTVEVQGNGLGGRNSELALRLLNSSCITKDIFILCAGSDGKDGNSEGDGAFIDYDIYKKIKKQKLNPKEYLQRNDSFSFFHQLGYSFVTGLTGTNVMDFVIILKQKF from the coding sequence ATGTCCGCTAAGATACTGCTCCAAAAAATCTTTTATAAAGCATTAGAGGGTGTCAAAGCTGATAAAATAGTAAAAAGAAACCTCTCAATTGACAAAGAATACCTCAAAATCTCCAATCAAAAAATCAAATTAAACTCTTTTAACAAGCTTTATATTTTCGGTGTCGGCAAAGCAGCTTATTTTATGGCTAAAGAAGCCGAAAAAATACTTTCTAACCGTGTATCCGGAGGATTGATTGTTTCTTTGGAAAAACAAAACCTATCCTACGTAAAAACATGTCGCTCAACTCATCCTCAAATGTCTGAAAAAAGTGTTGATTGTGCTAATAAGTTAATAAAAGAGATTCAAAAACTGCAAAAAGATGACTTGTTTATTTTCTTTTTAAGCGGTGGTGCTTCAGCTATGATAGAAAAACCTGTAGATGAAATAAGTTTTGAAGAGTTTCAAAAGATCTCTAATGCTTTATTAGTCTCGGGAATCGATATTAAAGCACTCAACAAAATAAGAAAGTCGATCTCAGCTATTAAAGGCGGTAAGTTAGCTAAGTTTTTCAAGGCAAAAGGGTATGTACAGGTTCTTAGTGACGTTATAGGAGATGATCTCAATACAATAGGTTCTGCACCGTTATATCCAGATTTTCCTCATTATATTATAGGAAATAATACTATTGCTCTGGAGCGGGCAAAAAAATATGTGAAGTCCCATGTACAAAAAACAAAGATAGTCACTACAACACTTTCTACAAACTCTAAAGCAGCAGCAAAAATGATTGCTAAAGAGATTGAAACGTATAACAAAGAATATGATTCATTTTGTTTATTATTTGGCGGAGAAACTACGGTTGAAGTGCAAGGCAACGGTTTAGGCGGTAGAAACAGTGAATTGGCTCTGAGATTATTAAATAGCAGCTGCATTACAAAAGATATTTTTATTCTTTGTGCAGGCAGTGATGGAAAAGACGGTAACTCTGAGGGAGATGGTGCATTTATTGATTATGATATTTACAAAAAAATCAAAAAACAAAAACTGAATCCAAAAGAGTACTTACAGCGTAATGACAGTTTTTCATTTTTTCATCAATTGGGATATTCATTTGTAACAGGATTAACAGGAACGAATGTAATGGACTTTGTCATTATTTTAAAACAAAAATTTTAG
- a CDS encoding HAD-IIB family hydrolase, which yields MKKLIFTDLDGTFLNHDDYSFASALEALHYIKENHIPLIFTTSKTKAEVIRLQQKVGIIEPFITENGAALFIPKGYQNLELEDLNEYEGYKVVMFGEAYSKVLEFYNQHKQEFSMKGFSDMSIDEIMQLTGFDHTNASLAKQRDFTEPFILENTTLLLELEEFAETQGFKILQGGRFFHLVAKTQDKGVAVKKATELFEQLFHDDVVTFGFGDSKNDIAMFENVDKAMIIQNHYGGYVSTNLPNINRSCYQGSRGFNEMVLRYVR from the coding sequence ATGAAAAAATTAATTTTTACAGATTTAGACGGTACATTTTTAAACCATGACGATTATTCCTTTGCTTCAGCATTAGAAGCACTCCACTATATTAAAGAAAATCATATTCCTCTTATCTTTACGACAAGTAAGACTAAAGCCGAAGTTATACGTTTACAACAAAAAGTCGGTATAATAGAACCATTTATAACAGAAAATGGTGCCGCTTTGTTTATTCCAAAAGGGTATCAAAACCTTGAATTAGAAGATCTAAATGAGTACGAGGGTTATAAAGTAGTCATGTTTGGAGAAGCATACTCTAAAGTTTTGGAGTTTTACAATCAGCACAAACAAGAGTTTAGTATGAAAGGATTTAGCGATATGAGTATTGATGAAATCATGCAGTTAACAGGTTTTGATCATACCAACGCTTCATTAGCAAAGCAAAGAGACTTTACTGAACCTTTTATATTAGAAAATACTACTTTATTACTTGAACTAGAAGAGTTTGCAGAAACTCAGGGGTTTAAGATTTTACAGGGTGGAAGATTTTTTCATCTAGTCGCAAAAACACAAGATAAAGGTGTTGCGGTAAAAAAGGCAACAGAACTTTTTGAACAATTATTTCATGATGATGTTGTGACTTTTGGTTTTGGAGACAGTAAAAACGATATAGCAATGTTTGAAAATGTCGATAAAGCGATGATTATCCAAAATCATTACGGAGGTTATGTCTCTACAAATTTACCAAACATTAACAGGTCCTGCTACCAAGGGAGTAGGGGATTTAACGAGATGGTGCTGCGATATGTCCGCTAA
- the dusB gene encoding tRNA dihydrouridine synthase DusB, protein MAQPLSFEKPIYVLAPLAGFTDLPFRSVVKKFGADLTVSEMLSSNALAHGSKKTLHMLEKSPLEDPYSVQIAGADVDIVRKAVEILNEQEGIDIIDLNCGCPVPKVVGHGSGSSLLLNLPLMGDIIKTIKDTSNKSMTSVKIRLGFEEKNHVDIAKIVEDSGADFLAVHGRTRAGKFKAPVDYDAIAEIKQAVNIPVIANGDIDSFEKAQWVLEHTGADGVMIGRGAVGAPWIFHQLKTGNEHIELSLKHEIIMEHYDKMIEFYGAHGVAMFRKHTHTYSKGYRGASALRNQVNTIVDIQEFRDVIDEFFKNSEMVS, encoded by the coding sequence ATGGCACAACCTCTTTCTTTTGAAAAACCTATCTACGTACTAGCACCTTTAGCTGGCTTTACAGACCTCCCTTTTAGAAGCGTGGTGAAAAAATTTGGGGCAGATCTTACTGTAAGTGAGATGCTAAGCTCTAACGCTTTAGCACACGGTTCAAAAAAAACACTACATATGTTAGAAAAATCTCCACTCGAAGATCCATATTCTGTACAGATAGCAGGTGCAGATGTAGATATTGTACGTAAGGCGGTAGAGATATTAAACGAACAAGAGGGGATCGATATTATTGACCTTAACTGTGGATGTCCCGTACCCAAAGTAGTAGGGCATGGAAGCGGTAGTTCACTTCTGCTAAATCTGCCTCTAATGGGTGATATTATTAAAACTATCAAAGATACTTCAAATAAGTCAATGACATCTGTAAAGATTCGTCTAGGATTTGAAGAGAAAAATCATGTTGATATTGCAAAAATTGTTGAAGACAGCGGTGCTGATTTTTTAGCAGTTCACGGGCGTACACGTGCGGGAAAATTTAAAGCTCCGGTTGATTATGATGCTATTGCAGAGATTAAACAAGCTGTAAATATTCCTGTAATTGCAAATGGTGATATCGACTCTTTCGAAAAAGCACAGTGGGTACTAGAGCATACTGGTGCTGACGGAGTTATGATCGGACGTGGTGCCGTTGGTGCTCCATGGATTTTTCACCAGTTAAAAACAGGTAACGAGCATATAGAGTTAAGTCTTAAACATGAGATCATTATGGAACATTATGACAAGATGATTGAGTTCTACGGTGCTCATGGTGTAGCGATGTTTAGAAAACATACACATACATATTCAAAAGGCTATAGAGGTGCGTCAGCTTTAAGAAACCAAGTCAATACTATTGTTGACATTCAAGAGTTCAGAGATGTAATCGATGAGTTTTTCAAAAACTCTGAAATGGTGTCTTAA
- the dksA gene encoding RNA polymerase-binding protein DksA gives MQASELEFFKEILQSRKEQIEKNINGVNSELDELNSLELNDEGDHASANNNSMIESAIVQQQNKELSEIEVALRKIVKGEYGICEMCEDDIGFQRLKVKPHAIYCIDCREIVEKSKK, from the coding sequence GTGCAAGCGAGTGAATTAGAGTTCTTTAAAGAGATATTACAAAGCCGCAAAGAACAGATTGAAAAAAACATCAATGGAGTGAATAGCGAACTTGATGAATTAAACTCTTTAGAATTAAATGATGAAGGAGACCATGCTTCTGCAAATAATAATTCAATGATTGAAAGTGCAATTGTACAACAGCAAAACAAAGAATTATCAGAGATCGAAGTTGCTTTAAGAAAAATTGTTAAAGGCGAATACGGTATCTGTGAGATGTGTGAAGATGATATAGGCTTTCAAAGACTAAAAGTTAAACCTCATGCAATTTATTGTATAGATTGTAGAGAGATAGTAGAAAAGTCTAAAAAATAA